CTGGCCAAGGATATCGGGGAGCGCAACGACCTGGCAAAAGAGCGGCCCGAGGTGGTGGCCAGGCTGAAGAAGCAGCTCCAGGACTGGCGCGACGCCGTGGATGCCAAGATGCCGTACCCCAAGACAGCGACCTCGAAACCGGCTCCCGGCGCGCGTATCGCCATGCCCCCTGCGAAAAGAAACTAGTGCGGCGGGAAACGTTGGAATGATCCGTTTTCCCAACGAACGCGGCAGCGGACGGGCGACCCTTTCCCTGCCGGACTTCCGTTCCCCCAAAAAGCGTATGGGCAGGCTGCAGGCGTTAAATTCCTCACCCCGGCAACGTAAACCTGGGACCGATGAAACCGCTTCCAGCCTCTTTCCATCCCCTCGTCATGGCCTTGTCCCTGTCTGGCCAGGCACTCGCCGCGGTGGGAGACCCTCAGTTAGGCACCGATCATCCCTGGTATCCCGGCGAGCTGGCGATGTCTGACTTTACCCGCTTGGCGAAGACGCAGGCGGAGCAGTACGAGCGCAGCACTGGAATCTCGCCAAAGGACGATCACCACAAGGCCCTGGCAGCCTGGTATTTTCGGAACACGCACTATGCCCATGGGGAAGAAGGCAAGGAAGACTTGTGGGGGAAGGGTTTCGCCAATGATAACACGCATACCACGCGGGATTATTGGACGGGGCTCTTTGCCCATGGGTTCGCTTTGTGCGGCACCACGCACGCGCAGTGGACGGCAGAGCTGGATGCGCTGCTGGGCCACTGTCGCAGCCGGGTGACCGGCACCCGGGGACACAACAGTTTTGAGGCGTATCTCACTGGCGGCCCCTATGGCTCTGGACGGTGGGTCATGTTGGATCATGATCTTTCCACCGTGATCTTTGATCGCGAGGGCAAAGCCCTGCTGGGACTCGACCAGATTGTGCCTCAATACCAGCAGGTCGCCAGCCGCCAGTTCTCCCCAGACCGCCAGCAGGGCTGGCTGGTCTGCGGACTGCATGAAGGGGACGCGGCTTCGTATGCGGACTACCGCAGTGCCGAGTATCTGGCAGGTTATGCCGGGCCGCCACCGATGGTGAATCTGCGCAAAGGCGAGTCCATCCGGCGCTACTTTGCCCCGGGCTTGGAGGACGGTCAAACCTTTGTCTTTTGGGGCCGCAACTACCAGTCGGGCGGCATCCCAGGTCCGGAGCGTTCACGCACCTGGGTGAACCAGCCTGAACAGATGTTCGGCTCCAAAAAGGGCGCCGCCCATGTCACCGGCCAGATGCGCTATGGCAACGCGGTCTATCGCTGGCAGCCAGACTTTTCCGAGGGCGTCACGAGTTCCGATGACCAGCAGGTGACCCTGGAATTTTTCACACCCTACATCATCGCCGCCAGCCCACCCGATGACACCGCCTGGGGCATCTATCAACCGGGCTGCAAGCAAGGGCTGATCCTGCGCGGAGCCCTCACATGCGAGGTGGCAGTCTCCACCGATGGCGGGGCAAGCTGGCATGCGGCGGGCACGTTTTCCGATGGCCTGGATCTCACGGACCAGGTCAAAGGCCACCGCCAGTACCATTTGAAATTCGGCTCATCCATCGCGGAGCTTAAAGACCGTGGCTTGATCATTCAAACCATCTGCCAGGCCAATCCCGCCACCTTTCCCCGGCTCAAGGATAACCGCACAGCGATCCGTTATGAAGTCAGCGGACGCGGCATTGTGAGCTTTGGACCGACCCTGCCACAGGCAAGGCCACGGGTGATCGCAGGAGCCTTTGACACGCCAAAGCTGACCCTGCAGCTGGCCACTCCGCGCAAAGAAAGCATCCAGGAGCTTTGGGTGGCCGCCCAAGTAGCCTCCAGCAATCCCCCCAATCCGGAGATCAAGTATCAGATCGAAGCCTCCACAGATTCCGGCAAATCCTGGTCCCCCATCCTGGAGCACCCGTCCATCCAGAGAACCGCTGTGGAGCCAGCGGATTTTTGGTCGCAATCCATGTGGAGTGCCAAGCTGACGTTTCCAGCTCCGGCTGCCGACACGGTTCAAGTACGGTTTTCTAACAAGGGTGGCAAGCGCTACTTGAGAGCTGAAGGTCACCTCATTTACCCCGTGGATCGGGGTCCTGCGGCCATCACCTTCGCTTGGACAGACAGTCGCGGCTCTCATCAACAAACCGAGACCCTGCCACCCGGCGGAACCTGGAATCTGAGCACCGGCTCAGATGTCCGCACGCAGTGGGTAGAAATAGCCCATCCTTGAAAAAGATGCCGTGATTTTTATGCTGTCACGAGTCGCAATCTGTCCCCGTTTCCTGCTGACCCCGTTTCCTGCTTTAACTCCCCTGCACCCAGGTCCTGCGCGGTGATTTTTGCCACACTTTTTGTTCGTACCACCTCCTCCACATTGGCGCGGTCCACGGTCTTCACGGCCTCACCCACCTCCTGGAAACCGCGTTTGCGGATTTCGCGTTCTGCCACGGCTTTTATTGCCTGCTGATCCTGGGTGTTCAGAGCCTGGAGACTGGCGCGATCCGGGCCATCTCCAACAGCAAGCTGGAGCTGAACAGTCTCAGGATTCAACTGGGCCTGTGCAGTGAGACGCCGGACATCCTGTGCATAGGTGATGTCTTTGATTTTTTCCGACTTTTCGTCCCCGGTCCGGTAGGATGATTTTTGGACCATGGAGATGGCCTGAGCCATGCCTTCATCCCCGTGCGTTTCCACCAGGTTCATGACCTGCTGGTCTTCACCCTGGATGGCCCTGAGACGGACACCTTCTGCCAATGACCCGGCGAGGGCGTTAAAGTGCTCATCGGCCATGCCGCCGGCGTTGGCCAGGGGGCGTACTTGGGCGACTTCCTCCGGCGTCCGGGCGGCCTGGATGCGGGCGGTGACGGCGGTGGCCAGGCGCTGCCGGGACTGGTGGCCGGCGGCTTCGCGGATGCGCAGGGCGTGGCCCTGGGAGTAGCGGGCCAGGGTGTGGGTCATGGCGCGGCTGGCGGCGCGGGAGAGGTCGGCCTGGCCCAGCTCCTGGCTTTCAAAATCCGTCTTGAGCTTCTGCCAGTGCGTCTCCCACTGGTCGGGGTCCGGCTCCTGCGCCTGGAACTGCCGCTGCTGCAGGGCCATCTCCTGCATCTTTCCCTCCAGGCCGATCATGACCACGGCGTCCTTTTCCCGCCGCCGCTCCACGGCATGGTCTGTGACCATGCGCCCGGCCTGTGCGGCCGGTTTCGCCCAACAAATCACTCACCACTCTGTCACCAGACCCGCAGCCAGACGCAAGGGCGGGAGATGGAGTGGGGCCTGACAAGCCTGACCAATGAAAGTTCTTCAATCATCTTACTCTCTCTCAGTTTCCGACCACGGCTCCACGTCATCCGCACTCAGAGTAAAGGTGACATCGCCGGTTCTTGAATCCTCCAAAGTAGTTCCCTCCTCGTTACTGAACTCGACCTCGTAAGCCGGGGGCCTGTCTTCGTAGACGATAAGGACAGTGCCAACCGATCCAACGGGGACCGCACGGTTAACAATGGGTCGGATGAGCCTGACCAATGAAAGTTCTTCAATCATATTATCCCCTGCTCACTTTCGACCACAGCTCAAGCTCATCCTCACGAACTGTAAAAGCGAATATGCCAGTTTGCCGGTCCACTAGTGTCCTTCCTTCTGCATCTATAAACTCCACCTCGTAAGCCGGTGGAGAGTCTTCATGAACCATGAGAACCGTGCCCACCGATCCTACGGGCACCGCAGGGCTGGAGATGGGGCGAACGAGCCTGACCAATGAAAGTTCTTCAATCATCCTATTCCATGGCAACTTCCGCACAGGGCTCTACATCCTCCTCACGCACAGTGAAGGTTATCTCTCCCGTTTCGATGTCCACCAGAGTCTTCCTTTGCGCGTTGATAAATTCCACCTCAAAGGCGCGATAAGGGTGTTCGTAAACGATGAGGACGGTGCCCACCGATCCCACAGGAACCGCAGGGCTGGAGATGGGCCTGACAAGCCTGACCAATGAAAGTTCTTCAATCATATTATTTGTCTTCGGGGAGAATGGTTACTAACCTAATAACACCATCAGGGTTCCTAATCCAGCAGACTGTCACTGAAATCACTTTTCCATTCGCTCCTTTGAGAGAAATGATCTGATTAAATTTTTGCCCAAATTCTGTCGTCTTTGTGGTTTTAGCCGTTTGAGGATCAAAGACAAGCTGCCGGCCCAAATCATCCACATTGCTCTGGGTAAACCCTAAGGCGCCTTTGAACCACACTGACTTGGGACCTCCTTCTGGATGTTTGGGGTCCAGCAGGTAGGTGCGCAGTTTGTAACTAATGCTCTCCTCAGTCGTGCCGGTTAGATGTTTTTTATCCGATGGGTCACTTGCGGGTTCTTGCGTTTTGCTGCCATCCTTCGGTGGCGGGTCTGCAGGCGTTGGATCGGGCTGTTTAGCTACAGGCGGTTCAACCATCTGGACAGGCTCATGGCTGGCATCTCCAGAGCTCAAGGTGCGGAGCTGGCCGGGAGGCAAGCCGGTGATGGCGGCTGTCTGGGCTTCATCGAAGTCCCGTAGCGTGCCGTTGATGCTGAGGCTGTAAGCTCCGCTGCTTTGGCGGCCGAGGATGACAACGGTCTTCGGATTCCCCCGCTTGTCATATCCGGTGATGCCATGCCAGAGCGCGTTTTGGGAG
The Prosthecobacter sp. SYSU 5D2 DNA segment above includes these coding regions:
- a CDS encoding DUF4926 domain-containing protein, giving the protein MIEELSLVRLVRPISSPAVPVGSVGTVLIVYEHPYRAFEVEFINAQRKTLVDIETGEITFTVREEDVEPCAEVAME